The stretch of DNA TATAGCAACCTTTACATTGATTTTGGTGTTTGTTatgcaatattatgtgagcttgCTCTAAATCTTTAATATTGTTAGGTAAGTTTCCATtggagacagaaacaacagGGTACCTTGTGAGTCTGTATGAGATGTGGAGAGATGTGACAAAACATCTGTAACTGATTACCTGGAATTTGATCGGTCTGCATCAACGCTTTAGGAAATGCTCCCCAGTCAGGTTTTTGCCAATTGATGccaaaattaaatgtttgtaaaaaagaCACCTGAAGCATGATTATTAATAACTTACCACTAACATTAGAACTGGACCACCCAATTAGACTGATTATAATCTGAATCACCTCTGAATCAGGTCTGGGTTTTGTCTTGCTTTCTGGGCACTGTTTAGCCCCTTGAAAATCTCTAATCCAAAGTTTAAGACTGTAACTCTTTTCAAGAACAAAGACCACAACTCATTCCATTTCTGCACAAATAGTATATAGACTCACAAATCCTTTTCCTttaacttttttcactttttaacacatttttcacatgacCAATGACAGACATGCCCAGATGCATCTGCCAGCCCATCCCCCTTGTCACTCTGTTACAAGTCAGTTAACACATTTTTGCCGGTAGCTACATTGACCTTGCTCAATTAATATATACAGTCAAATCCTTACATCCTGAGAGAACTGCAAACCACTGTTGGCTCCACTGAACTCAAACAGACAATTCATGCCCCCTTCCTAAGAACTCACAGGAGTTGAGTTGGTCTTCTCCTTGTAGTTTAAAAAGTTAGATGACTACATGTGttaggtttaaatctgttaagaaatgagacacggacacggagattgtttttctttgcaaaggggaagagcagaagtcagcacacaaagtctgggcttccgagttccaatgagctgctctccccaagcatcttttattcacctacaatagggcgtaagtgtatatgattggctctttgacagtacatatgagtcatacagttgttatgcatgatggagaagtacacgtacacactttcggacctacggccttcagcatctatccttcacacaaacattcttatgatgtccaccaaatgttattcacacaagatgccattcgaggccttgtggtcccgccGAAGGGTGagtgtatttcttcacagtacttttccaggagcttttcatataaaggaagacaagcacgttatatcaatgcaatgcaagaaactgataatataagcataatttttccaacatttccctcctgtttatcagttttattgctttttttttttctttcttttcagacATTTACCTTCTGTTATTCACAGTTTCAGTAAGGTCATCATTGTGGGCTCATAGTAATGTGACAGtaattgcatttgcacaaaactttgttgaaccattttctcaaacatcGATCATATACAGGGTATCACacaagagataaaacagaggaacaacagcatgACTACGAACATGGGTACAAATGCCTTTAGGAGAACCTGCCACCAGGTGCCGTTAAAGAATCCAGTCATCCAGTCCGGGAGTGGGTCAGCACCCGGGCTTTGCTCCAGTGGTGTGTGGCCAGCCCCACCAGGCATGCAGTGCGGTCTCCGTCCGCAGGATAGGGCCAAAGGCCAGGAGAGTTGGTGGACACCGGCATGTGATTACACACATAGCAGTTGGTCTGGTTGTTCAGATGGGCCGTAGTATTCATGACCTGCCACCACTCGTTTGTAGCGAACCCATGTGGATAATCAGCGTGTGGCAGGTGGTCCTTAGTCGTCCGTTTTCCTCTTCGTAGTGTCTGGTTGTGTTTGCAGGGGCAGCGAAGTCGGAACCAGATTACCCCTCCAGTGATCATGAGGAGCAGTACCACAGGGAACACCCAGAGGTCCATGCACCATTGAGGGCAGCTCCATCTAGAgggcggcggtggtggtggtcgTCGTTGCAGATTGGTGTGGATGAACCACTCGTCTAGAGGaattccttcctcctccttttcctccacTGGTTGAAGCATTGCATCACCTCGCT from Sparus aurata chromosome 9, fSpaAur1.1, whole genome shotgun sequence encodes:
- the LOC115587578 gene encoding uncharacterized protein LOC115587578, whose translation is MLVQPTVGGSVPGPANNTNSNKDCRKDNLDLPQPLQTAAYLCLNWIVGKSGLQRGLCYIAAGPSQTPVKKTTDPCPIRMTERGDAMLQPVEEKEEEGIPLDEWFIHTNLQRRPPPPPPSRWSCPQWCMDLWVFPVVLLLMITGGVIWFRLRCPCKHNQTLRRGKRTTKDHLPHADYPHGFATNEWWQVMNTTAHLNNQTNCYVCNHMPVSTNSPGLWPYPADGDRTACLVGLATHHWSKARVLTHSRTG